The Burkholderia ambifaria AMMD genome contains the following window.
TGGGCGAGCGCCTGCGCGTCGATGATCCGCACGCGCTTGCCGCGTGTTTCGACGAGCGACTCCCGATGGAACCGCGAGAACATCCGGCTCACCGTCTCGAGCTTCATGCCGAGATAGCAGCCGATTTCCTCGCGCGTCATCCGCAGGTTGAATTCCGATGCCGAATAACCGCGCGCCTCGAAGCGCGACGACAGGTTCAGCAGGAAATGCGCGACGCGCTGCTCGGCCGACATCGTGCCGAGCAGCAGCATCTGGCTCGATTCGCGGACGATCTCGCTGCTCAGCATCTGATAGAGAAAATGCTGCATCGATTTCATTTCGCGGCATGCGGCTTCGAGCGCGACGAACGGGATGATGCATACGACGCTGTCCTCGAGCGCGATCGCGTCGCAACAGTGCCGGCCGGTGCCGATGCCGTCCATGCCGAGCGTTTCGCCGGCGATCTGGAAGCCGTTCACGTGCTCGCGGCCGTCGCGATGCATCATCACCGTCTTGAACGAGCCCGCGCGCACCGCATAGATGCTCTGGAACGGGTCGTCGGTGCGGAACAGAGAGTCGCCCTGGCGAACGTGCCGGGTCGAGCAGATGATCGCGTCGAGGCGGCCGTAT
Protein-coding sequences here:
- a CDS encoding helix-turn-helix domain-containing protein, yielding MSTATAFATAPPAAARPPMPLHAVARTDTAKHPAARCSVCAMRSMCLPPDLTADEYGRLDAIICSTRHVRQGDSLFRTDDPFQSIYAVRAGSFKTVMMHRDGREHVNGFQIAGETLGMDGIGTGRHCCDAIALEDSVVCIIPFVALEAACREMKSMQHFLYQMLSSEIVRESSQMLLLGTMSAEQRVAHFLLNLSSRFEARGYSASEFNLRMTREEIGCYLGMKLETVSRMFSRFHRESLVETRGKRVRIIDAQALAQV